A single region of the Agromyces sp. Leaf222 genome encodes:
- a CDS encoding aldo/keto reductase encodes MSYQADPARYESMQYNRIGRSGLKLPALSLGLWHNFGHDRPLDTQRAIVRRAFDLGITHFDLANNYGPPYGSAEENFGRILATDLAPYRDEIIVSSKAGYDMWPGPYGDHGSRKYLLASLDQSLGRLGLDYVDIFYSHRPDPETPIEETMGALVSAVRQGKALYVGISNYSPEQTAAAAAALAAEGVPLLIHQPRYSMFDRHIEDGLFPVLEEVGAASIVFSPLAQGLLTDRYISGEVPADSRAATSRFLSPDRISADYLERVRGLAEIADGRGQSVAQLALSWVLRQPLVASALIGASSVAQLEQNVATLEAPALTEDEIARIEPFAAHGTTLG; translated from the coding sequence ATGAGCTATCAGGCAGACCCGGCACGTTACGAGTCCATGCAGTACAACCGAATCGGCCGCAGCGGGCTGAAGCTGCCCGCGCTCTCGCTCGGCCTCTGGCACAACTTCGGACACGACCGCCCGCTCGACACGCAGCGCGCCATCGTGCGTCGCGCATTCGACCTCGGCATCACGCACTTCGACCTCGCGAACAACTACGGTCCGCCCTACGGCAGCGCCGAGGAGAACTTCGGCCGCATCCTCGCCACCGACCTCGCGCCCTACCGCGACGAGATCATCGTCTCGTCGAAGGCCGGCTACGACATGTGGCCCGGCCCCTACGGCGACCACGGCTCGCGCAAGTACCTGCTCGCGTCGCTCGACCAGAGCCTCGGGCGCCTCGGCCTCGACTACGTCGACATCTTCTACTCGCACCGGCCCGACCCCGAGACCCCGATCGAGGAGACGATGGGCGCGCTCGTGAGCGCGGTCCGCCAGGGCAAGGCGCTCTACGTGGGCATCTCGAACTACTCGCCCGAGCAGACCGCGGCCGCAGCCGCAGCGCTGGCCGCCGAGGGTGTTCCGCTGCTGATCCACCAGCCGCGCTACTCGATGTTCGACCGGCACATCGAGGATGGGCTCTTCCCGGTGCTCGAAGAGGTCGGCGCGGCGAGCATCGTCTTCTCGCCGCTCGCACAGGGGTTGCTGACCGACCGCTACATCTCGGGCGAGGTGCCCGCGGACTCGCGAGCGGCCACCAGCCGGTTCCTCTCCCCCGATCGCATCAGCGCCGACTACCTCGAGCGCGTCCGAGGACTCGCCGAGATCGCCGACGGACGTGGGCAGAGCGTCGCCCAGCTCGCGCTGTCGTGGGTGCTCCGCCAGCCGCTCGTCGCGAGCGCGCTGATCGGCGCGTCGAGCGTCGCGCAGCTCGAGCAGAACGTCGCGACCCTCGAAGCCCCGGCCCTGACCGAAGACGAGATCGCGCGCATCGAGCCGTTCGCCGCACACGGCACCACCCTCGGCTGA
- the ssb gene encoding single-stranded DNA-binding protein: MTDNITVIGAVGSDPRVHTTSQGLTITSFRLASTRRIFDRVKGTWEDGDTNWYTVSTFRQLAKNASVSIRRGDRVVVTGRLRLRAWESGEKSGTAIEIDAEAVGHDLTWGTSALTKTRASGSSGGADAATGASSSVTAEGWPADPADAAADAEARAAVAFASEPESDRDGDGPASVDPDERGARVDEEAVALPF, encoded by the coding sequence ATGACCGACAACATCACCGTGATCGGCGCCGTGGGCAGCGACCCGCGCGTGCACACCACGAGCCAGGGCCTCACGATCACCTCGTTCCGCCTCGCCTCGACCAGGCGCATCTTCGACCGCGTCAAGGGCACGTGGGAGGACGGGGACACCAACTGGTACACCGTCTCGACCTTCCGCCAGCTCGCGAAGAACGCCTCCGTGTCGATCCGTCGCGGCGATCGCGTCGTCGTGACCGGCCGCCTGCGCCTGCGCGCATGGGAGAGCGGCGAGAAGTCCGGAACCGCGATCGAGATCGACGCCGAGGCGGTCGGGCACGACCTCACCTGGGGCACCAGCGCCCTGACGAAGACCCGCGCGTCGGGCTCGTCCGGCGGTGCGGATGCCGCAACCGGCGCCTCCTCGTCCGTCACCGCCGAGGGGTGGCCGGCCGACCCAGCCGACGCCGCGGCCGACGCCGAGGCGCGGGCCGCGGTCGCATTCGCGTCCGAACCCGAGTCCGACCGAGACGGCGACGGCCCCGCGTCCGTCGACCCCGACGAGCGCGGAGCGCGCGTCGACGAGGAGGCGGTCGCGCTCCCGTTCTGA
- the nadE gene encoding ammonia-dependent NAD(+) synthetase, which yields MRDLQASIIAELNVKPSVEPAEEVRARVEFLKDYLRTTGAAGLVLGISGGQDSSLAGRLCRVAVDELVAEGLPSRFIAVRLPYGVQHDEADAALALEFIEPQEVVTFNIRQGVDGLAADFSDAAGAPISDFGKGNVKARMRMVAQYALAGEAGLLVVGTDHAAEAVTGFFTKFGDGGADVLPLTGLTKRQGRALLQYLGAPDRLYLKTPTADLLDGEPGQADEANLGLEYADIDAFLEGEEIADDVAERIEARYLQTRHKRTEPVSMFDDWWR from the coding sequence ATGCGAGACCTCCAGGCGAGCATCATCGCCGAACTCAACGTCAAGCCGTCCGTCGAGCCCGCCGAGGAGGTTCGGGCACGGGTCGAGTTCCTCAAGGACTACCTGCGCACGACCGGCGCGGCCGGCCTCGTGCTCGGCATCTCCGGAGGACAGGACTCCTCGCTCGCCGGCCGCCTGTGCCGCGTCGCCGTCGACGAACTCGTGGCCGAGGGCCTTCCCTCGCGCTTCATCGCCGTCCGCCTTCCGTACGGCGTCCAACACGACGAGGCGGATGCCGCGCTCGCGCTCGAATTCATCGAGCCGCAGGAGGTCGTGACCTTCAACATCCGTCAGGGCGTCGACGGGCTCGCAGCGGACTTCTCGGATGCCGCGGGCGCGCCGATCAGCGACTTCGGCAAGGGCAACGTGAAGGCGCGCATGCGCATGGTCGCCCAGTACGCGCTCGCGGGCGAGGCCGGACTGCTCGTCGTGGGCACCGACCATGCGGCCGAGGCGGTCACGGGGTTCTTCACGAAGTTCGGCGACGGCGGTGCCGACGTGCTGCCGCTCACCGGCCTGACGAAGCGGCAGGGGCGCGCCCTGCTGCAGTACCTCGGGGCGCCCGATCGGCTGTACCTGAAGACGCCCACCGCCGACCTGCTCGACGGCGAGCCCGGCCAGGCCGACGAGGCGAACCTCGGCCTCGAGTACGCGGACATCGATGCGTTCCTCGAGGGCGAGGAGATCGCCGACGACGTCGCCGAGCGCATCGAGGCGAGGTACCTGCAGACCAGGCACAAGCGCACCGAGCCGGTCTCGATGTTCGACGACTGGTGGCGCTGA